The nucleotide window CGGGTCCGTCAATGATGGTGACGGAACGTCGAGCATCATCTCCACGCCCCTCTCCAGGCGCACCGCTGGGAACTCGGCGACGGAAAGTTTTTCGAGAGCAGCAAATGCTTCATCTAGCTGGCCAAGGTAACTCTCCAGCTCGCGGGGCCGACCGGTGAGCGATGCCCGAATGTGCGGCGTCGTGACGATCGTCGTGACGCCCTGCTCGAGCATGGTGGCCAGTCCGGACCGCGATTCCTTGATATCCACGGCGCCGTCGTCGACGCCCGGCATGAGATGGTTATGAAAGTCGAACATCAGGTTCGCAATCTAATTCCAGGAGTTCCCTGCTGATGAAACTCGACGCGATCACGCTTCCCGCACGGAGGTCGATACCCTATGTGCCCCCGTTTTGCTGAAGCGGTATTCACGATCCCGTTCCGCACAGCCGACACTCCAGGAAGGTGACTCATCTTGAGCCGCACCGTGAACGATTCCCCCGAGCCCGCGTCCCAGCTTACCTGTTCGGTCGTCGTACCGACCTTCGGAAGGCCCGATGAGCTGGACCGCTGCCCCGCGGCAAGCGCGGGGCAGGATTATCCACGCTTCGACGTCATCGTGGTGGACAACTTCGCCGGAGACCCAGCCACGGAGACGGTGAATCGTGGCTGCGTCCTGATGAAGAGAATGCAGGCAACCGCAGCCGCGCCGAGGAAGGCATGGGGCCTTGAGTTTACCGCCCCTTGGAGACTACGCATTATATAGTCGCGACTGGATCTCGCGGGCCTCAGACCGCCGCCGTAACCCCCGCGCCCGCCCTTCTCAGCCGTCCCGCCAGCACCTCGTCCAAACGCGCCGTCAGCACCAGTTCCTCACCCTCGTGCCGCTGCTCCAGAACCTCAGCCTCGCGATGAATCTCGGCGAGAAGCTTTCCGTCATGCAGCGGCAGCCTGATCTCCGAGAGAGCCCGGCGCGCCCTGGCCTGCGCCAGCAGCGCGCGCTTGAGCGGCTCGAGCCCGCCCTCCGTCACCGCTGACACGAAAACGGAGCCCGGTACGAGGTTCTGTATCCTCGTCTCCAGCGCGATGAGCTCGTCGTGCGGCACCCGATCGATTTTGTTGAACACGTAGAGCGTCGGCGTGTGGCTCGCTCCGATCTCGGCGAGCACCTGATTCACGACGGTGCGCTGATCCTCCCATGACGGATGGCTCGCGTCAATGACGTGCAGCAACAGATCAGCTTCGGCGACTTCCTCGAGTGTCGCGCGGAACGACGCCACGAGATGGTGCGGAAGCTTCCTGATGAATCCGACCGTGTCGGTGAGAAGCACCGACGTGTTCTCCGCGAGATGTATCTCGCGAGTCAGCGGATCGAGCGTGGCGAAAAGGCGGTCCTCGACGAATACCGATTCGGAGCCCGACAGCGCTCGCAGGATGGACGACTTGCCGGCGTTCGTGTAGCCGACCAGCGACGCGCGGAACTGGCCC belongs to Gemmatimonadaceae bacterium and includes:
- the hflX gene encoding GTPase HflX, with product MSEHLEELAELVDTAGGIVVGQLTQQIDKPNPATYLGKGKIEELTQRIADTEATLIVFDDELTPAQGKNIEDATGKRVMDRAELILDIFATRARSAEAKTQVELAQLEYMLPRLMRMWSHLEKFRGGIGVRGPGETQLETDRRLINNRIRLLKQRLGEVQKSREVRRTSRKGQFRASLVGYTNAGKSSILRALSGSESVFVEDRLFATLDPLTREIHLAENTSVLLTDTVGFIRKLPHHLVASFRATLEEVAEADLLLHVIDASHPSWEDQRTVVNQVLAEIGASHTPTLYVFNKIDRVPHDELIALETRIQNLVPGSVFVSAVTEGGLEPLKRALLAQARARRALSEIRLPLHDGKLLAEIHREAEVLEQRHEGEELVLTARLDEVLAGRLRRAGAGVTAAV